From Pedococcus aerophilus, one genomic window encodes:
- a CDS encoding molybdopterin-dependent oxidoreductase: MHPTSKSQSLRYAVSGLLAALTGMAVGHLVAAFVNPAASPVLSVGSTVIDATPTPVKEWAVQNFGNADKPILLGSVGLVTALAAMVIGLVARKRPSAAGVLVVLLAGLAGLAAMLRPTAGPVDILPAFAAAVVGAAVLFGLLRLLGSGTTTAAERSTDSGRASGSSPTPESPLDHSAQAPGVPSTTGRRNFLLGAAGATVGAAAVGALGQKLAAAPTLPSSVALPAPQNTAAALPAGLETKVKGISAFSTPIKEFYRVDTALVIPRIDVQTWELEITGDVDKPYTLTFDELIKMPMIEKHITLNCVSNEVGGPYISSTLWQGVLVKDLLERAGVKSGVDQILSESTDGMTISTPIEALTDDREAMIAVAMNGEPLPARHGFPARMVTPGLYGFVGATKWVTKLTATTYAKDEAYWTKRDWLIDGTVKTQARIDTPRGLATYKPGKIAIGGVAWAQRRGIKEVEVRVDDGPWQKATLGPDGGTDYWRQWYWEWDAKSGRHDLTVRATDGTGEVQTEKRADPFPGGASGYHSIVVLVS; this comes from the coding sequence ATGCACCCCACATCGAAGAGCCAAAGCCTCAGGTATGCCGTGAGCGGGCTGCTCGCGGCCCTCACCGGCATGGCCGTGGGTCACCTCGTCGCGGCCTTCGTGAACCCGGCCGCCTCGCCCGTCCTGTCGGTGGGCTCCACCGTCATCGACGCCACCCCGACCCCCGTGAAGGAGTGGGCGGTCCAGAACTTCGGCAACGCCGACAAGCCCATCCTGCTCGGCAGCGTCGGGCTGGTGACCGCGCTCGCGGCCATGGTGATCGGCCTGGTGGCCCGCAAGCGCCCGAGTGCGGCCGGCGTCCTCGTCGTGCTGCTCGCCGGTCTCGCCGGACTCGCTGCCATGCTGCGCCCGACCGCCGGCCCCGTCGACATCCTCCCGGCCTTCGCCGCAGCCGTCGTCGGCGCCGCGGTGCTGTTCGGGCTGCTGCGCCTGCTGGGCAGCGGCACCACCACCGCGGCCGAGCGCTCCACGGACTCGGGACGCGCCTCCGGGAGCAGCCCGACCCCGGAGTCGCCGCTCGACCACTCGGCCCAGGCCCCCGGCGTCCCCAGCACGACCGGTCGCCGCAACTTCCTCCTCGGCGCCGCAGGTGCCACCGTCGGCGCCGCCGCCGTGGGTGCGCTCGGCCAGAAGCTGGCCGCCGCCCCCACGCTGCCCTCGTCGGTCGCCCTGCCTGCGCCCCAGAACACCGCAGCAGCCCTGCCCGCCGGGCTCGAGACCAAGGTCAAGGGCATCAGCGCCTTCAGCACCCCGATCAAGGAGTTCTACCGGGTCGACACGGCCCTGGTGATCCCGCGCATCGACGTGCAGACCTGGGAGCTCGAGATCACCGGTGACGTCGACAAGCCCTACACGCTCACGTTCGACGAGCTCATCAAGATGCCGATGATCGAGAAGCACATCACCCTCAACTGCGTCAGCAACGAGGTCGGCGGCCCCTACATCTCCTCCACCCTGTGGCAGGGAGTGCTGGTCAAGGACCTGCTCGAGCGCGCCGGCGTGAAGAGTGGCGTGGACCAGATCCTCAGCGAGTCCACCGACGGCATGACCATCTCGACGCCGATCGAGGCTCTGACCGACGACCGTGAGGCGATGATCGCGGTGGCCATGAACGGCGAGCCGCTCCCGGCGCGCCACGGGTTCCCCGCCCGCATGGTCACGCCCGGCCTCTACGGCTTCGTCGGGGCGACGAAGTGGGTGACCAAGCTCACCGCCACGACCTACGCCAAGGACGAGGCCTACTGGACCAAGCGCGACTGGCTGATCGACGGCACCGTGAAGACCCAGGCCCGCATCGACACCCCGCGCGGTCTCGCGACGTACAAGCCCGGGAAGATCGCCATCGGCGGAGTGGCCTGGGCCCAGCGCCGCGGCATCAAGGAGGTCGAGGTCCGCGTGGACGACGGCCCGTGGCAGAAGGCCACCCTGGGCCCGGACGGCGGCACCGACTACTGGCGCCAGTGGTACTGGGAGTGGGATGCCAAGAGCGGTCGCCACGACCTCACCGTCCGCGCCACCGACGGCACCGGCGAGGTTCAGACCGAGAAGAGGGCCGACCCCTTCCCCGGCGGAGCCTCCGGCTACCACTCGATCGTCGTGCTGGTCTCCTGA
- a CDS encoding fasciclin domain-containing protein: MRLARRSTIAVLGLALPLSLAACGSSDSDTAASPSASMTSSSSSSSSSSSTTDEMASKPFGDGCAAVPADGKGSFSGMATDPVATAASNNPVLSTLVTAVGEAGLGETLNSAKDITVFAPSNDAFKAVPAATMDAAMKDPKGLLTKVLTNHVVEGRLTPETLAGEHKTLGGGTITVEGSGESFKVGTANVICGNVQTANATVYIIDGVLLPK, encoded by the coding sequence ATGCGACTCGCACGCCGCAGCACCATCGCCGTCCTCGGCCTCGCCCTTCCCCTGAGCCTCGCCGCCTGTGGGAGCTCCGACTCCGACACCGCCGCGTCCCCCTCGGCCTCGATGACGAGCAGCTCGAGCTCCTCCTCCTCGTCGTCCTCCACCACCGACGAGATGGCTTCCAAGCCCTTCGGTGACGGCTGCGCCGCTGTCCCGGCCGACGGCAAGGGTTCCTTCTCCGGCATGGCCACCGACCCGGTCGCCACCGCCGCCAGCAACAACCCGGTCCTGTCCACCCTGGTCACCGCCGTCGGCGAGGCCGGCCTGGGCGAGACCCTGAACTCGGCCAAGGACATCACCGTCTTCGCCCCGAGCAACGACGCGTTCAAGGCCGTCCCGGCCGCCACGATGGACGCCGCGATGAAGGACCCGAAGGGTCTGCTCACCAAGGTCCTCACCAACCACGTCGTCGAGGGTCGCCTGACCCCGGAGACCCTGGCCGGCGAGCACAAGACCCTGGGTGGCGGCACCATCACCGTCGAGGGTTCCGGCGAGTCCTTCAAGGTCGGCACGGCCAACGTGATCTGCGGCAACGTGCAGACCGCGAACGCCACCGTCTACATCATCGACGGCGTCCTGCTCCCCAAGTAA
- the sigK gene encoding ECF RNA polymerase sigma factor SigK: MAPDLGELLRMCSLGDESAFARLYDAVSSRIYGLVLRVVRDPAQSEEVAQEALLDIWRTSARFDPERGSPVSWMLTIAHRKAVDRVRSAQASTDREDSYGSRNQERSFDQTVEAVERNLDAQRVRNAMDSLTETQRKAVELAYFGGYTHTEVASLLGVPLGTAKTRIRDGLIRLRDTLGVQQ, from the coding sequence ATGGCACCGGACCTCGGAGAGCTCTTGCGGATGTGTTCCCTCGGGGACGAGTCCGCATTCGCCCGGTTGTACGACGCGGTGTCCTCCCGGATCTACGGGCTGGTCCTCCGAGTCGTGCGTGACCCGGCACAGTCCGAAGAGGTCGCCCAGGAAGCCTTGCTCGACATCTGGCGCACCAGCGCCCGGTTCGACCCCGAGCGTGGGAGCCCGGTGAGCTGGATGCTCACCATCGCCCACCGCAAGGCGGTCGACCGGGTGCGGTCCGCCCAGGCGTCCACGGATCGCGAGGACAGCTACGGTTCACGCAACCAGGAGCGGTCCTTCGACCAGACGGTCGAGGCCGTAGAGCGCAACCTCGACGCCCAGCGCGTGCGCAACGCGATGGACTCCCTTACGGAGACCCAGCGCAAAGCGGTCGAGCTGGCCTACTTCGGTGGTTACACGCACACCGAGGTCGCTTCCCTCCTCGGCGTTCCCCTGGGAACGGCGAAGACCCGAATACGTGACGGATTGATCCGTCTGAGAGACACCCTGGGGGTGCAGCAATGA
- a CDS encoding anti-sigma factor: MSADVHSLVGAYAVDAIDEQERAAFELHLRECPECMDEVSSLRAAASSLSLVSEVVPPASMRDAVLAGIRTVRPLPPLETSGTAGHTLDSSSDEGPTGPVGPGGSGASSSVRTNGTGTDGSPAHTGAVQQDLPSNVVPMRRRRPVAEWLVGAAAAVALIAGGIAWSPWSSGPDTQQISASERVLEASDAQRVVQNINGAKVTIVRSQSLGKAVVIADNMPAAPDGKDFQFWFNQPNKGMVSAGVMPHGTAPTVSVMLDGDASTALAAGITLEPAGGSPEPTSAPLALFAFS, encoded by the coding sequence ATGAGTGCCGACGTCCACAGCCTGGTCGGCGCCTATGCCGTCGATGCGATCGACGAGCAGGAGCGCGCTGCGTTCGAGCTCCACCTCCGTGAGTGCCCAGAATGCATGGACGAGGTCTCCAGCCTGCGTGCTGCCGCGTCCAGCCTCTCCCTCGTCAGCGAGGTCGTCCCGCCCGCGTCGATGCGTGACGCGGTGCTGGCCGGCATCCGCACTGTCCGCCCCCTTCCCCCGCTCGAGACGAGCGGAACAGCAGGGCACACTCTTGACTCCTCCTCCGACGAGGGCCCGACCGGTCCGGTCGGCCCCGGTGGATCTGGCGCCTCGAGCTCGGTCCGCACCAATGGCACCGGCACAGACGGCTCCCCTGCCCACACCGGCGCGGTCCAGCAGGACCTGCCGTCCAACGTCGTCCCGATGCGTCGCCGCCGCCCGGTGGCCGAGTGGCTCGTCGGGGCAGCCGCCGCGGTCGCGCTGATCGCCGGCGGGATCGCCTGGAGCCCGTGGTCCTCCGGACCCGACACCCAGCAGATCTCTGCCTCCGAGCGGGTCCTCGAGGCCTCCGACGCCCAACGCGTCGTCCAGAACATCAACGGCGCGAAGGTGACCATCGTCCGCAGCCAGTCCCTCGGCAAGGCGGTCGTCATCGCCGACAACATGCCGGCGGCTCCTGACGGGAAGGACTTCCAGTTCTGGTTCAACCAGCCCAACAAGGGCATGGTCAGCGCCGGGGTCATGCCCCACGGCACCGCACCGACCGTCTCGGTGATGCTCGACGGTGACGCCTCGACCGCCTTGGCGGCCGGCATCACGCTCGAGCCTGCTGGCGGCTCCCCGGAACCGACCAGCGCCCCGCTCGCCCTCTTCGCCTTCAGCTGA
- a CDS encoding LLM class flavin-dependent oxidoreductase has product MRVGITILPELPWTEAAPLWRRAEEYGFDHAWTYDHLVWGGLQDSPWFGALPTLTAAATVTSTIRLGTFVSSPNYRHPYTFLRDLLAVDDISGGRFICGLGTGGDLDSRILGEDRPLKERVDRFHEFVELLDRLFREDRVDHDGDHFTTVGARTLPGAVQRPRLPFLVAANGPRSLRLAARLGQGWVTYGRGGDTLEQWWSGVGELGRLLDEAEATADREEPLDRYLSLDGSPQFSLESIGVFEDMVGRAAELGFTDVVTHWPRATEPYAGSVAVLEEVAGRLDDLRSPS; this is encoded by the coding sequence ATGCGCGTCGGAATCACGATCCTGCCCGAGCTCCCGTGGACCGAGGCGGCGCCGCTGTGGCGGCGGGCCGAGGAGTACGGCTTCGACCACGCCTGGACCTACGACCACCTCGTGTGGGGCGGGCTCCAGGACTCTCCGTGGTTCGGTGCGCTCCCCACGCTGACGGCGGCCGCGACGGTCACCTCGACGATCCGGCTCGGGACGTTCGTCAGCTCGCCGAACTACCGCCACCCCTACACGTTCCTGCGCGACCTGCTGGCCGTCGACGACATCTCGGGTGGGCGGTTCATCTGCGGCCTGGGCACCGGCGGCGACCTCGACTCACGGATCCTCGGGGAGGACCGCCCGCTCAAGGAGCGGGTGGACCGGTTCCACGAGTTCGTCGAGCTGCTCGACCGGTTGTTCCGCGAGGACCGCGTCGACCACGACGGCGACCACTTCACCACGGTCGGCGCACGGACCCTGCCGGGAGCCGTCCAGCGGCCGAGGCTGCCGTTCCTCGTGGCTGCGAACGGCCCGCGCTCGCTGCGGCTCGCGGCCCGGCTGGGACAGGGCTGGGTGACGTACGGCCGCGGCGGGGACACGCTCGAGCAGTGGTGGTCCGGGGTCGGCGAGCTCGGCCGGCTGCTCGACGAGGCCGAGGCGACTGCCGATCGCGAAGAACCCCTCGACCGCTACCTGTCCCTCGACGGGTCGCCCCAGTTCTCGCTCGAGAGCATCGGGGTGTTCGAGGACATGGTGGGCAGGGCCGCAGAGCTGGGGTTCACCGACGTGGTGACCCACTGGCCGCGGGCCACCGAGCCCTACGCGGGCTCGGTGGCGGTGCTCGAGGAGGTGGCGGGTCGGTTGGACGACCTGCGCAGCCCCAGCTGA
- a CDS encoding zinc-dependent alcohol dehydrogenase family protein — protein sequence MKATILHAPGDIRLDEVPDPVLVAPTDALVRVTASCVCGSDLWPYRGINDVAEPTRIGHEFVGIVEEVGAEVRSLRPGDFVIAPFMYSDNTCPHCRVGIQSRCSHGGFWGGEDRDGAMVDGGQGEYVRVPLADGTLVSTREVPDDSLIPSLLSLSDVMGTGWHAGVAARVSEGDTVVVVGDGAVGLSGVLAAARMGAERIIAMSRHASRQAVARDFGATDIVEVRGDDAVAAVKELTDGVGADAVLECVGTNESMHTAIAAARPGATVGYVGVPHGIEYPVRDMFVRNVGIAGGIAPARQYLPQLRDEVLAGAINPGAVFDLELPLTEVAEAYAAMDERRAIKSLLRP from the coding sequence ATGAAGGCCACGATCCTGCACGCGCCCGGCGACATCCGTCTCGACGAGGTCCCGGACCCCGTCCTGGTCGCCCCGACCGATGCCCTCGTCCGCGTCACCGCCTCCTGCGTCTGCGGCAGCGACCTGTGGCCCTACCGCGGGATCAACGACGTCGCCGAGCCCACCCGGATCGGTCACGAGTTCGTCGGGATCGTCGAGGAGGTCGGCGCCGAGGTGCGAAGCCTGCGCCCCGGCGACTTCGTCATCGCTCCCTTCATGTACTCCGACAACACCTGCCCGCACTGCCGGGTCGGCATCCAGTCGCGGTGCTCGCACGGCGGCTTCTGGGGTGGCGAGGACCGCGACGGCGCGATGGTCGACGGCGGTCAGGGCGAGTACGTCCGGGTGCCGCTCGCCGACGGGACGCTGGTCTCCACCCGCGAGGTGCCGGACGACTCGCTCATCCCGTCGCTGCTGAGCCTCTCCGACGTCATGGGCACCGGCTGGCACGCCGGGGTCGCCGCCCGCGTCTCCGAGGGCGACACGGTCGTCGTCGTGGGCGACGGTGCCGTCGGGCTCAGCGGCGTCCTCGCCGCGGCGCGGATGGGCGCCGAGCGCATCATCGCGATGTCACGGCACGCCTCCCGCCAGGCGGTCGCCCGCGACTTCGGCGCCACCGACATCGTCGAGGTGCGTGGCGACGACGCGGTCGCGGCCGTCAAGGAGCTCACCGACGGCGTGGGTGCCGACGCCGTGCTGGAGTGCGTCGGCACCAACGAGTCGATGCACACCGCCATCGCCGCGGCCCGCCCCGGCGCCACGGTCGGCTACGTCGGCGTGCCGCACGGCATCGAGTATCCGGTGCGCGACATGTTCGTCCGCAACGTCGGGATCGCCGGCGGCATCGCCCCAGCCCGCCAGTACCTGCCCCAGCTGCGCGACGAGGTGCTCGCCGGGGCGATCAACCCCGGTGCGGTCTTCGACCTCGAGCTCCCACTCACCGAGGTGGCCGAGGCGTACGCCGCGATGGACGAGCGCCGCGCGATCAAGTCGCTGCTGCGCCCCTGA
- a CDS encoding fused MFS/spermidine synthase: MAARDRGKRRKGSAADDAPDDDAASPVEFVDDGTGGTVVMIDGHPQSYVQLDDPRLLVFEYVQFLAAVADVLPDGPVAATHVGGAGLTLPRYLAHTRPGSPQIVLEPAEAVTAAVRERLPLPRGHRIRVRPVDGRTGLATLADDSADLVVVDAYAAGRVPAELTSTQWFTDVARVLRPDGLLSMNTADEPHRRHLARLHATIASVLPHTAAIATSEVRKGRRFGNTVLVASAQPLPLPALTRRVAMTAFSATLLHGPALATALGSAQVFTDDDAQPSPEPPKVEGWRIR, encoded by the coding sequence ATGGCGGCCCGCGACAGGGGGAAGCGGCGGAAGGGCTCTGCGGCCGACGACGCACCTGACGACGACGCCGCGTCGCCCGTCGAGTTCGTCGACGACGGGACCGGTGGGACGGTCGTCATGATCGACGGCCACCCGCAGTCCTACGTCCAGCTCGACGACCCTCGGTTGCTGGTCTTCGAGTACGTCCAGTTCCTCGCCGCCGTCGCCGACGTCCTGCCCGACGGCCCGGTCGCCGCCACGCACGTCGGCGGAGCAGGCCTGACCCTCCCCCGGTATCTCGCCCACACCCGGCCCGGCTCGCCGCAGATCGTCCTCGAACCCGCCGAGGCCGTGACCGCGGCGGTCCGGGAGAGGTTGCCGCTGCCGCGTGGTCACCGGATCAGGGTGCGCCCGGTGGACGGTCGGACCGGACTGGCCACCCTCGCTGACGACAGCGCCGACCTCGTCGTGGTCGATGCGTATGCCGCGGGGCGGGTCCCGGCCGAGCTCACCTCGACGCAGTGGTTCACCGACGTGGCCCGGGTGCTGCGTCCCGACGGCCTGCTGTCGATGAACACCGCCGACGAGCCCCATCGCCGCCACCTCGCCAGGCTGCACGCCACGATCGCGTCGGTCCTGCCGCACACCGCCGCGATCGCCACCTCCGAGGTGCGCAAGGGCCGCCGGTTCGGCAACACCGTGCTCGTCGCGAGCGCCCAGCCGCTGCCGCTGCCCGCCCTGACCCGACGGGTCGCCATGACGGCGTTCTCCGCGACCCTGCTGCACGGGCCGGCCCTGGCCACGGCGCTCGGGTCCGCACAGGTCTTCACCGACGACGACGCCCAACCCTCGCCGGAGCCACCGAAGGTCGAGGGCTGGCGCATTCGCTGA
- a CDS encoding Gfo/Idh/MocA family oxidoreductase, whose translation MTSGLKLPSPRVPDPRSAPVLRWGVIAPGGIARTFGRALRARTNQELRAVASRSLERAEAYRDEFGVEVAYGSYEELVADPHVDAVYVASPHSEHLAHAQLALEAGKPVLVEKAFTRNGAEARAVLETADRAGMFAMEAMWTRFLPHMDVVRQVLEQGLLGEVQVVAADHGQKLYPDGPQRLSDPALAGGALLDLCVYPISFASMVLGEFDSLHATGLLTDEGVDAQEAVTVQNAAGALGLLSASMVSSTPTTASISGTRARLEFSGAFYGQSTLTLLSPHDEVLDVLEPSDREHGLHHEIVEVAACVDARLLESPLMPWAETLRVMDAMDAVREQIGFRLPGE comes from the coding sequence ATGACCTCCGGCCTGAAGCTGCCCTCCCCGCGCGTCCCCGACCCCCGCTCCGCACCGGTGCTGCGCTGGGGCGTCATCGCCCCCGGCGGCATCGCCCGGACCTTCGGGCGGGCGCTGCGGGCGCGGACCAACCAGGAGCTCAGGGCCGTCGCCTCCCGCAGCCTCGAACGCGCCGAGGCCTACCGCGACGAGTTCGGGGTCGAGGTGGCCTACGGGTCCTACGAGGAGCTCGTCGCCGACCCGCACGTCGACGCCGTGTACGTCGCGTCGCCGCACTCGGAGCACCTCGCCCACGCCCAGCTCGCCCTCGAGGCCGGCAAGCCCGTGCTCGTCGAGAAGGCGTTCACCCGCAACGGTGCCGAGGCGCGGGCGGTCCTGGAGACCGCGGACCGCGCAGGCATGTTCGCGATGGAGGCGATGTGGACGCGCTTCCTGCCGCACATGGACGTGGTTCGTCAGGTGCTGGAGCAGGGCCTGCTCGGCGAGGTGCAGGTGGTCGCGGCCGACCACGGCCAGAAGCTCTACCCCGACGGGCCGCAACGGCTCAGCGACCCGGCGCTGGCCGGAGGCGCGCTGCTCGACCTCTGCGTGTACCCGATCTCGTTCGCGTCCATGGTGCTCGGGGAGTTCGACTCGCTGCACGCGACGGGCCTGCTGACGGACGAAGGCGTCGACGCGCAGGAGGCCGTCACGGTCCAGAACGCCGCCGGGGCCCTCGGGCTGCTCAGCGCCAGCATGGTGTCGAGCACCCCGACCACGGCGTCGATCTCCGGGACGCGGGCGAGGCTGGAGTTCTCCGGCGCCTTCTACGGGCAGTCGACGCTCACCCTGCTCTCACCCCACGACGAGGTCCTCGACGTCCTCGAGCCCAGCGATCGCGAGCACGGGCTGCACCACGAGATCGTCGAGGTCGCTGCGTGCGTCGACGCGCGGCTGCTCGAGTCGCCGCTGATGCCCTGGGCCGAGACCCTGCGCGTGATGGACGCCATGGACGCGGTGCGCGAGCAGATCGGGTTCCGCCTGCCGGGCGAGTGA
- a CDS encoding sterol carrier family protein, which translates to MPPRRRVPVVAGRAAVQRWRDTGTELARDDLATAVRYALEELATVAPGRSVEVRVPPFGAVQCVSGTTHTRGTPPNVVETDAQTWLQVATGALSWDGAWEAGSLRVSGHRADLAAYLPLV; encoded by the coding sequence ATGCCGCCGCGTCGCCGAGTCCCTGTCGTCGCCGGCCGGGCCGCGGTGCAGCGGTGGCGCGACACCGGGACCGAGCTGGCCCGCGACGACCTCGCGACCGCGGTGCGGTACGCGCTCGAGGAGCTGGCGACCGTCGCGCCGGGACGAAGTGTCGAGGTCCGGGTGCCGCCGTTCGGGGCCGTGCAGTGCGTGTCGGGAACGACCCACACCCGGGGCACACCGCCGAACGTCGTCGAGACCGACGCGCAGACCTGGCTCCAGGTGGCCACCGGCGCGCTCAGCTGGGACGGGGCCTGGGAGGCCGGGAGCCTGCGGGTCAGCGGCCACCGTGCCGACCTCGCGGCATACCTCCCGCTGGTCTGA